One window of the Thermoanaerobaculia bacterium genome contains the following:
- a CDS encoding YciI family protein, protein MKFILISRHTDGSSVPESEAAQNLQDMGEWVSLLKASVAMPIRGGVTVSATKVDDYAGDLGGLLIFEAETLDDALSLVKKSPGLKYGFRHDVFPEISLDEASRVR, encoded by the coding sequence ATGAAGTTCATCCTAATTTCACGACACACGGACGGCAGCTCGGTACCCGAAAGCGAAGCTGCCCAGAACCTGCAAGACATGGGCGAGTGGGTCTCTTTGCTGAAGGCCAGTGTGGCCATGCCGATTAGGGGTGGGGTAACCGTCTCCGCGACGAAGGTCGACGACTACGCCGGAGATCTCGGCGGGTTACTGATCTTCGAAGCCGAGACTCTTGATGACGCTCTATCCCTTGTCAAGAAGTCGCCAGGACTCAAATATGGTTTTAGACACGACGTCTTTCCGGAGATTTCACTCGATGAGGCGTCAAGGGTGAGGTAA
- a CDS encoding type II toxin-antitoxin system HicB family antitoxin, with product MELKLTAVFRKVSDGYIGLVEELPGANTQASRLDGARENLHEAVALVLEANRAFAEERLGGDAVIREPLLIS from the coding sequence ATGGAGCTCAAGCTCACGGCCGTGTTTCGCAAGGTTTCCGATGGCTACATCGGCCTCGTCGAGGAATTGCCGGGTGCCAACACCCAGGCGTCGAGGCTCGATGGGGCCCGGGAGAACCTGCATGAAGCCGTCGCTCTCGTCCTGGAAGCCAACCGCGCTTTTGCCGAGGAGCGGCTGGGGGGCGACGCCGTCATCCGCGAGCCCCTCCTCATTTCTTGA
- a CDS encoding substrate-binding domain-containing protein — MAKALRFIIVPKVAHPWFDEVNKGARAQADILSRELGVEIVVDYMPPSIAGVVEQNAVLEKAAGSRPSGIAVDPVDAPGHMSAINHIRDQGISVVVFDSPSPDPGITGVGNDFAQQGIIAAQRLARLIGYAGKVAVMQGYPTAPNHKERYEAQMAVLEKYPGITIVEGGIDNDDIETARQQAAAVLEAHPDLSGYLCCDASGPIGIAAEIKKAERTGKVKVVSMDGIKPILDAIKEGVIDSSSATIPKMQGSMSVLMLWQASLGVQIPQAIDTGIDVITQENVDKYLADAG; from the coding sequence ATGGCAAAAGCGCTTCGCTTCATCATTGTCCCAAAAGTCGCACATCCCTGGTTCGACGAGGTGAACAAAGGTGCGCGGGCTCAGGCCGACATCCTGAGCCGTGAGCTGGGTGTCGAAATTGTGGTCGACTACATGCCACCGTCAATTGCCGGCGTCGTCGAGCAGAACGCGGTTTTGGAAAAGGCGGCCGGGAGTCGCCCGAGTGGCATCGCTGTAGATCCGGTTGACGCACCAGGGCATATGTCGGCGATCAACCACATCAGGGATCAGGGGATTTCGGTGGTTGTCTTCGACTCGCCATCACCGGATCCCGGCATCACCGGCGTCGGCAACGACTTTGCCCAGCAGGGAATTATTGCGGCCCAGCGTCTCGCCAGGCTGATCGGATACGCCGGCAAAGTGGCCGTGATGCAGGGATATCCCACGGCGCCGAACCACAAGGAACGATACGAAGCTCAGATGGCTGTCTTGGAGAAATATCCGGGCATCACCATCGTCGAGGGTGGAATCGACAACGACGACATCGAGACCGCGCGCCAGCAAGCTGCGGCCGTTCTCGAAGCGCATCCCGATCTAAGTGGCTACTTGTGCTGCGATGCCTCCGGTCCGATAGGCATCGCGGCTGAGATCAAAAAGGCTGAGAGGACCGGCAAAGTCAAGGTCGTCAGCATGGATGGGATCAAGCCCATACTCGATGCCATCAAGGAAGGCGTGATCGACTCCTCCTCGGCAACCATTCCGAAAATGCAGGGCTCGATGTCCGTCCTGATGTTGTGGCAAGCGTCGCTGGGCGTTCAGATACCTCAGGCCATTGATACGGGCATTGACGTGATCACGCAGGAAAACGTGGATAAATATCTGGCTGATGCAGGTTAA
- a CDS encoding LysR family transcriptional regulator: MKTELELRHLRVFAAVVDAGTHTRAGRALGISQSTVSETLSALERALGVELFRKSAKGAPALTPSGEVLLAYARRMFALSSELAGALADASTRVKATLVVSAVESIGAYVLPSRLAALGARWPAVRVEVLTGSCGEIRERVAAGESDLGLVLEPEAGSEPGAVLAKARLLILGAPTHPLARGAAPADELRRCDFYMGDAGGSYHQTLLQHFERAGVPAPRLQAIGTIEGVKRGILAGGTALGLLPEHAVEPELRDGVLVEVRVRPALPCVVLRAVRAPGVPGSPVVDDLIDSLRGSPQLGLRLTSAAEAAGPRPSARPRSR; encoded by the coding sequence GTGAAGACGGAGCTCGAGCTCCGGCACCTGCGCGTCTTCGCCGCGGTGGTCGACGCCGGAACCCACACGCGCGCGGGCCGGGCGCTCGGCATCTCGCAGTCGACGGTCTCCGAGACCTTGAGCGCGCTGGAGCGCGCGCTGGGCGTCGAGCTCTTTCGCAAGTCGGCGAAGGGCGCCCCGGCTCTGACGCCGTCGGGGGAGGTCCTGCTCGCGTACGCGCGCCGCATGTTCGCGCTGAGCAGCGAGCTCGCCGGAGCTCTCGCCGACGCGTCGACCCGCGTCAAGGCCACGCTGGTGGTCTCGGCCGTCGAGTCGATCGGCGCCTACGTGCTCCCCTCGCGGCTGGCCGCCCTCGGTGCGCGCTGGCCGGCGGTGCGCGTCGAGGTGCTCACGGGCAGCTGCGGCGAGATCCGCGAGCGCGTCGCGGCGGGCGAGAGCGACCTCGGCCTCGTGCTCGAGCCCGAGGCGGGATCGGAGCCCGGCGCGGTTTTGGCGAAGGCGCGCCTCCTGATCCTCGGCGCCCCGACCCACCCGCTCGCGCGCGGCGCCGCGCCGGCGGACGAGCTGCGCCGCTGCGATTTCTACATGGGCGATGCGGGGGGGAGCTACCATCAGACGCTCCTGCAGCACTTCGAAAGGGCCGGCGTTCCGGCCCCGCGGCTGCAGGCGATCGGCACCATCGAGGGGGTCAAGCGCGGGATCCTCGCGGGCGGGACGGCGCTCGGCCTCCTGCCCGAGCACGCCGTCGAGCCGGAGCTGCGTGACGGGGTGCTCGTCGAGGTGCGCGTCCGCCCGGCGTTGCCGTGCGTCGTGCTGCGGGCCGTGCGCGCGCCGGGAGTTCCCGGCTCGCCCGTCGTCGACGACCTGATCGACTCCCTGCGCGGTTCGCCTCAGCTCGGGCTGCGGCTCACGTCGGCCGCGGAGGCGGCCGGCCCCCGGCCCTCCGCGCGGCCGCGATCGCGCTGA
- a CDS encoding cysteine hydrolase family protein, with amino-acid sequence MPSLESPAITLLIVDLQLGFDEPRWGRRNNPCLEQHASELLRAWRAARRPVVHVRHMSTQPSSPLRPGQPGNEFKPETAPIAGEAVIEKRVNSAFIGTSLEADLRSAGCGGLVIVGLTTNHCVSTTARMAGNLGFATWVVSDATATFDRVGPDGIEHPAEEIHAIALSDLHGEFATVVDTAAVIAALPVAVIAPLRVPDSSRRTP; translated from the coding sequence ATGCCGTCGCTCGAATCGCCCGCGATCACCCTGCTGATCGTCGACCTCCAGCTCGGCTTCGACGAGCCGCGCTGGGGGCGGCGCAACAACCCGTGCCTGGAGCAGCACGCCTCCGAGCTGCTGCGCGCCTGGCGCGCGGCCCGCCGCCCGGTCGTGCACGTGCGGCACATGTCGACCCAACCGTCGTCGCCGCTTCGACCCGGTCAGCCCGGCAACGAGTTCAAGCCCGAGACGGCTCCCATCGCGGGGGAGGCGGTGATCGAGAAGCGCGTCAACAGCGCCTTCATCGGGACGTCGCTCGAGGCCGATCTGCGGAGCGCCGGGTGCGGCGGGTTGGTGATCGTCGGGCTCACCACGAACCACTGCGTCTCGACCACCGCGCGGATGGCCGGCAACCTGGGCTTTGCGACCTGGGTCGTGTCCGATGCCACGGCCACGTTCGATCGCGTCGGTCCCGACGGGATCGAGCATCCCGCGGAGGAGATTCACGCAATCGCGCTGTCGGACCTTCACGGCGAATTCGCCACGGTGGTCGACACGGCGGCGGTGATCGCCGCCCTGCCGGTCGCGGTGATCGCCCCTTTGCGGGTCCCCGATTCTTCGAGGAGGACGCCATGA